A stretch of the Prochlorococcus marinus str. MIT 0918 genome encodes the following:
- a CDS encoding GtrA family protein translates to MNEFNKLFRFLTVGLINNVINFAVVYICFSFFNWKTSIAGALGFGFGAFISFTLNSKFTFLYSSSYIRAIRKFVFLQLSLLLIFSIVLGLINDFIVNIHLSWFITTSLVFLLNYYFQKYYVFNKS, encoded by the coding sequence ATGAATGAATTTAATAAATTATTTAGATTCTTAACTGTAGGTTTAATTAATAATGTAATTAATTTTGCTGTAGTTTATATTTGCTTTAGTTTCTTTAATTGGAAAACATCTATAGCAGGTGCTTTAGGATTCGGTTTTGGAGCATTTATTTCATTTACTTTAAACTCTAAGTTTACATTCTTATATTCAAGTAGCTATATTAGGGCAATAAGAAAATTTGTATTTTTGCAATTATCACTTCTTTTGATATTCTCAATAGTTTTAGGATTGATAAATGATTTTATCGTTAATATACACTTGTCTTGGTTCATAACAACATCATTGGTTTTTCTACTAAACTATTATTTCCAAAAATATTATGTTTTTAATAAATCATAG
- a CDS encoding GumC family protein gives MSTLDKEQLNLIDTLEDDIDYQQIIYSLYRNKGIVIAITGISLGIGCIHLSLQDKVWEGTTQIVIRSTTNNEGSSGASNIAASGIPGVFSAVNTSLKTEVAILKSPSVLMPVFNYVKAEKFKLGKDLRAWKFNNWKDAKLQVKLKKDTTVLNVTYKDKDKQLIVPVLKKVTDTYQRYSGRSRQQGMRQGIKYLEEQIDIYKARANTSMTEYIDFSMKNGLGGADGLPIFSSTDIKSSATSSPTTSKSTPFAQSFSASELKSQSFNPIDAETMERYRDNFELLALLESELSIKSSLLKPNSEIIKSLKRRIDSLEKSLSRPTVILNEYRQLKSQAGRDQNTLLGLESQISNLKLQRAKQNTPWELISEPTVVEDPIAPNESRILSISLLIGLLTGSIIAYIADKITNIIYSTQEYKSLIPYPLLKTILKDKPETWKKDIDLLASGPLNYSKGEKILLLTLGKLKDQDYYIRFEDRIKDLLDGIQLISNNDTQIINENVKIIIVASPGMCKRNELKLINEDIKFKANNVKGWISLE, from the coding sequence ATGAGCACCTTAGATAAAGAGCAATTAAATTTAATAGATACACTAGAAGATGATATAGATTATCAACAAATAATTTATTCACTATATAGAAACAAAGGTATAGTCATTGCTATAACAGGAATATCACTAGGAATTGGTTGCATACATTTATCATTACAAGATAAAGTGTGGGAGGGTACAACGCAAATAGTTATTAGGTCAACTACAAATAATGAAGGTAGTAGTGGTGCTTCAAACATAGCGGCATCAGGTATCCCTGGGGTATTTAGTGCTGTAAACACATCCTTAAAAACAGAAGTGGCAATATTAAAAAGCCCATCAGTTTTAATGCCAGTATTTAATTATGTTAAAGCTGAGAAATTTAAACTAGGAAAAGATCTGAGAGCATGGAAATTTAACAACTGGAAGGATGCTAAACTTCAAGTTAAATTAAAAAAAGATACAACTGTATTAAATGTCACATATAAAGATAAAGATAAGCAATTAATTGTTCCTGTATTAAAAAAAGTTACCGATACATATCAAAGATATTCTGGAAGATCAAGACAACAGGGTATGCGACAAGGAATCAAATATTTAGAAGAACAAATTGATATATATAAAGCTAGAGCAAATACATCAATGACTGAATATATAGACTTTTCCATGAAAAATGGCTTGGGAGGAGCGGATGGTCTTCCAATTTTTTCATCTACAGATATAAAATCGTCAGCTACTAGCTCACCTACAACTAGTAAAAGTACACCTTTTGCTCAATCTTTTAGTGCAAGCGAATTAAAAAGTCAATCATTTAATCCAATAGATGCAGAAACTATGGAGAGATATCGGGATAACTTTGAATTATTAGCTTTGCTAGAATCAGAGTTATCTATAAAGTCATCACTATTAAAGCCTAACTCGGAGATTATAAAATCATTAAAAAGAAGAATAGATTCATTAGAAAAATCCCTATCTAGGCCTACTGTAATATTAAATGAATACAGGCAGCTAAAAAGTCAAGCTGGTAGAGATCAGAATACCCTTCTAGGCCTTGAATCACAAATCTCGAATCTTAAATTACAAAGAGCTAAGCAAAATACACCATGGGAATTAATTTCTGAGCCAACAGTAGTAGAGGATCCGATAGCACCTAATGAATCAAGAATCCTCTCAATATCACTACTTATCGGCTTATTAACAGGAAGTATAATAGCTTATATAGCCGACAAAATAACAAATATAATATATAGTACACAGGAATATAAATCACTAATTCCATATCCTCTTTTAAAGACTATATTAAAAGATAAGCCAGAGACATGGAAAAAAGACATTGATTTATTAGCATCTGGGCCACTAAATTATTCTAAAGGAGAAAAGATATTATTATTAACTCTAGGAAAACTTAAAGATCAAGATTATTATATTAGATTTGAAGATAGAATAAAGGATTTATTAGATGGAATACAACTAATATCTAATAATGATACACAAATAATAAATGAAAATGTAAAGATTATTATTGTTGCTTCACCCGGAATGTGTAAAAGAAATGAATTAAAATTAATAAATGAAGATATTAAATTCAAAGCTAATAATGTAAAAGGGTGGATATCATTAGAGTAA
- a CDS encoding sugar phosphate nucleotidyltransferase, translated as MNKKIAVAIPIAGQSTRFQKHGYNTHKAFLPLNKNCILENIILQFDSSNFDIYIICTEEQLNQNNKIISQILSKHINVKIQKIKKHSLGPTYSVLNCVDIDDDIPIVVHYCDFLVRMDMNRLTNLLSDNNIVAPYFSGFHPASLGTTTFAYMKVDQLNNMIALKEKESFTNDRIQEPCSTGIYAFPTFNIFKKIATKLLDNPGSWGQKEAYTSLCLNIAIKQFYKVVCLEVENFICLGTPRDYEEYSHWRNLYLCYRNHDIAYVKEPHLITAAGKGSRFKKYGYLVDKIFLDFQGYKLIEQSFSSLNNNYKFLAALKTQEIYFDDNLLDSSSKLFLDDTPNGQLLTLNMLVNNYSIESSFFVSSADYKFHIDISRFYKFINQNNPDIIILTTKWKYFSNESTNNYGFLNLDKNSRVTNIIEKEEIDINSSYINNLLIGTFWFKDKSILSILSDNNNQEGEQYIAKNIGSYLSTLRVFAFEVDYWLSLGTPKELFLAQYWFNYFDKISNLE; from the coding sequence ATGAATAAAAAGATAGCAGTTGCTATTCCTATAGCTGGTCAATCAACAAGATTTCAAAAACACGGATATAATACTCATAAGGCTTTTCTTCCACTCAATAAGAATTGTATATTAGAAAACATTATTCTTCAGTTTGATAGCTCTAATTTTGATATATATATAATATGTACTGAAGAACAATTAAATCAGAATAATAAAATTATAAGTCAGATACTATCCAAACATATTAATGTAAAAATTCAAAAAATCAAAAAACATTCCTTAGGACCAACTTACTCAGTATTAAATTGTGTAGATATAGATGATGATATACCAATAGTAGTTCACTATTGTGATTTTTTAGTTCGAATGGATATGAATAGACTTACTAATTTGTTATCAGATAATAATATTGTAGCTCCCTACTTTAGTGGTTTTCACCCTGCTTCTTTAGGCACTACAACATTTGCTTATATGAAGGTAGATCAATTAAATAATATGATTGCGCTTAAAGAAAAGGAGTCCTTTACTAATGATAGAATTCAAGAACCCTGCTCTACTGGGATATATGCTTTCCCAACATTTAATATATTTAAAAAAATAGCAACTAAATTATTAGACAATCCAGGTTCATGGGGGCAAAAAGAAGCATATACATCACTTTGTTTGAATATTGCCATTAAACAATTCTATAAAGTTGTTTGTCTTGAAGTAGAGAATTTTATTTGTTTGGGAACACCAAGAGATTATGAAGAATATTCCCACTGGAGAAACTTATATTTATGTTATAGAAACCATGATATAGCCTATGTTAAAGAACCTCATCTTATAACAGCAGCTGGTAAAGGTAGTAGGTTTAAAAAATATGGTTATCTTGTCGATAAGATATTCCTTGATTTTCAAGGATATAAACTAATAGAACAAAGCTTTTCTTCTCTTAATAATAATTATAAATTTTTAGCAGCTCTTAAAACACAAGAAATATATTTCGATGATAATTTATTAGATTCATCTTCAAAACTCTTTCTTGATGATACACCTAATGGACAATTATTAACACTTAATATGTTAGTTAATAATTATTCTATAGAATCGTCATTCTTTGTCTCTTCAGCAGATTATAAATTTCATATTGATATATCTAGATTTTATAAATTTATTAATCAAAACAACCCAGATATAATTATTCTAACAACAAAATGGAAATATTTTTCTAATGAATCAACTAATAATTATGGATTTCTAAATCTAGATAAGAACTCTCGTGTTACCAACATTATAGAAAAAGAAGAAATAGACATTAATTCCTCCTATATTAATAATCTCTTAATAGGTACATTTTGGTTTAAGGATAAATCTATTTTATCAATATTAAGCGATAATAATAACCAAGAAGGAGAGCAATATATAGCTAAAAATATTGGTTCATATCTTTCTACTCTTAGAGTATTTGCATTTGAAGTAGATTACTGGTTGTCTTTGGGTACACCTAAGGAGTTATTTCTTGCACAATATTGGTTTAATTATTTTGATAAAATATCAAATTTAGAATAA
- a CDS encoding polysaccharide biosynthesis/export family protein, whose product MYLVTRKNINKFIKISIILLTLSINSAYSLDNEENNSKTNSNPIKNHYSSNKNKTPYIIGSGDTIRIELEHLPELSTNVSVGPDGYIYIPELKNTYVEGLTLEELENDLLKRYSVFVRYPKISIRIIAYRPVKTFIAGEVKRPGLYTLSGINQAIPNEVGTLSTKGTGKLDNILMPAEEAASLQLYKKYQTINFPTLFDAIRISQGITPFTDLSNIQIKRKNPITNGGGYIKTTINLMPLILEGDQSQNIRIFDGDIIKIGKSEKSLNKQILEASVININPDSFNVFISGQAEKSGRIAIRNGRSLNEAIAASGGKKIFSGDISFIRFYSNGEIDKRKFNHMPTAKPGSPNNPILISGDIIHINRSPVGYLTESVSTITRPVVGIYSLLNLFD is encoded by the coding sequence TTGTACCTAGTTACAAGAAAAAATATAAATAAGTTTATTAAAATAAGTATAATCTTACTTACATTATCAATCAATAGTGCTTATTCACTTGATAATGAAGAAAATAATAGTAAAACAAATAGTAACCCTATAAAGAATCATTACTCTAGTAATAAGAATAAAACTCCATATATTATAGGATCAGGAGATACTATTAGAATAGAATTAGAACATCTACCTGAATTAAGTACTAATGTTTCAGTAGGACCAGATGGCTATATATATATTCCTGAACTAAAAAATACTTATGTAGAAGGATTAACTTTAGAAGAATTAGAGAATGATTTATTAAAAAGATATTCTGTTTTTGTAAGATATCCAAAAATTTCAATCAGAATTATTGCATATAGACCTGTTAAAACTTTTATAGCTGGAGAGGTTAAAAGGCCTGGATTATATACTTTATCAGGTATAAACCAAGCTATACCAAATGAAGTTGGAACATTATCAACTAAAGGCACTGGTAAATTAGATAATATTTTAATGCCTGCAGAAGAGGCAGCTTCATTACAATTATATAAGAAATATCAAACAATAAATTTTCCAACTTTATTTGATGCAATAAGAATTTCACAAGGTATTACACCTTTTACTGATTTATCAAATATACAGATCAAAAGAAAAAATCCTATTACAAATGGTGGAGGATATATTAAAACAACTATTAATCTAATGCCGTTAATACTTGAAGGAGATCAGTCCCAGAACATAAGAATCTTTGATGGAGATATTATTAAGATAGGAAAAAGTGAAAAATCTCTAAATAAACAAATACTTGAAGCATCAGTTATTAATATCAACCCTGATTCCTTCAATGTCTTTATTAGTGGCCAAGCTGAGAAGTCTGGAAGAATAGCAATACGAAATGGAAGATCATTAAATGAGGCAATTGCTGCCTCAGGAGGTAAAAAAATATTCAGCGGAGATATAAGTTTTATTAGGTTTTATTCAAATGGTGAAATAGATAAACGAAAATTTAACCACATGCCCACAGCTAAGCCAGGCTCACCAAACAATCCCATACTGATATCTGGTGATATAATTCATATAAACAGATCACCTGTAGGGTATTTAACAGAATCTGTAAGTACAATTACAAGACCTGTAGTGGGTATATACTCATTATTAAACCTTTTTGATTAA
- a CDS encoding glycosyltransferase, which yields MENNIACVIPCFNEANRIDSLIKEILSLNSSDIDWYLLDNGSIDDTQDRICQLSINKLEAKNIMFIRKNINEGYGSGIKYAFKNIVINNSYKVFCWTHGDGQTPLNDILLASNLLKIQTNGFYLIKGKRLSRKDGTISYLFTFVLNLILFILGYRQAISPNSQPTSISVDLMNKIINKLPEDGKFDIAILLYIIDLGVKISRFNVHFLEREQGEGANESIDAKIIYSINMLKYIFKWKIRHLFSNNISLTK from the coding sequence GTGGAAAATAATATTGCATGTGTCATTCCTTGTTTTAATGAAGCTAATCGTATTGATAGTTTGATTAAAGAGATTCTTTCATTAAATTCTTCAGATATAGATTGGTATTTACTTGATAATGGTTCTATAGATGATACTCAAGATAGAATATGTCAACTTAGCATAAATAAACTTGAAGCTAAGAATATAATGTTTATTAGAAAGAATATTAATGAAGGCTATGGCTCTGGAATTAAATATGCCTTTAAGAATATTGTTATAAATAATTCATATAAAGTATTTTGTTGGACCCATGGAGATGGTCAGACTCCTTTAAATGATATCTTATTAGCTAGTAATTTACTTAAGATTCAAACTAATGGTTTCTATTTAATAAAAGGGAAAAGGTTATCTAGAAAAGATGGAACCATTTCTTATTTATTTACATTTGTCTTAAATTTAATATTATTTATATTAGGCTATAGACAAGCAATTTCGCCAAACTCTCAACCAACATCAATATCTGTAGATCTAATGAATAAGATAATTAACAAACTTCCTGAAGATGGTAAGTTTGATATTGCAATCTTATTATATATTATAGACTTAGGAGTAAAAATCTCGAGATTCAATGTACATTTTTTAGAAAGGGAACAAGGAGAAGGAGCTAATGAATCTATAGATGCTAAGATAATTTATTCTATTAACATGTTAAAATATATATTTAAATGGAAAATTAGACATTTATTTTCTAATAACATATCATTAACAAAATGA
- a CDS encoding TIGR02450 family Trp-rich protein: protein MRWPPNKAWTSNTPREGHRHFEVLEYGGKGEERWVTLCAIMDKSITIEIPWNELKIYANWTSGWLQLSDED from the coding sequence ATGAGGTGGCCACCAAACAAAGCCTGGACTTCAAATACACCAAGAGAAGGCCATAGACATTTTGAAGTTCTAGAATACGGGGGTAAAGGAGAAGAACGATGGGTAACTCTCTGCGCTATTATGGATAAAAGTATCACCATAGAAATACCTTGGAATGAATTAAAAATATATGCCAATTGGACAAGTGGTTGGCTGCAATTATCAGATGAAGATTAA
- a CDS encoding alcohol dehydrogenase catalytic domain-containing protein — MPRAAFLKRIKTFDINEHNHCIDDDDIVRLKVDSCAICGSDIRIFNKGNERLTYPAIIGHEISGIVSESNVDGFKKGDRLSLGADIPCGKCHKCINGTPNLCNDNLAIGYQLQGGFAEYINIDRRVFDFGPVVKIPDELDIEAAALGEPLACAINGVEKLNVKTHSRIMIIGGGPIGIMLGYLCKKLKKAARIDYVEISDYKRDFIKGLNISDNTYNYNDFISKINKYKRSYDYVFTACSVFDTHQLGISLLDNGGSINFFGGLPNPAPSIELITNDLHYKEMTLTGSHGSTPRQHSEAIKMITKDSAFFLSLITDRFPLDNINEAFEIASRGESIKILIKP; from the coding sequence ATGCCTAGAGCCGCTTTTCTAAAAAGAATAAAGACCTTTGATATAAATGAGCATAATCATTGTATTGATGATGATGATATTGTTAGACTGAAGGTAGATAGTTGTGCTATTTGCGGATCTGACATAAGGATATTTAATAAAGGAAATGAGCGACTTACCTATCCAGCAATAATTGGACATGAAATTTCGGGTATTGTTTCAGAATCTAATGTTGATGGTTTTAAAAAAGGAGACCGATTGAGCCTTGGTGCTGATATACCTTGTGGTAAATGTCATAAATGCATAAATGGTACACCTAACCTATGTAATGATAATCTTGCTATCGGTTATCAGCTTCAAGGTGGCTTTGCTGAATATATAAATATAGATAGAAGAGTTTTTGACTTTGGACCAGTAGTTAAAATTCCAGATGAATTAGATATAGAAGCAGCTGCGTTAGGAGAGCCTTTGGCTTGTGCAATAAATGGCGTTGAAAAGCTTAATGTTAAGACTCATTCTAGAATAATGATAATTGGTGGCGGACCTATAGGAATTATGTTGGGTTATTTATGTAAAAAATTAAAAAAAGCAGCAAGAATTGATTATGTTGAGATTTCAGATTACAAAAGGGATTTTATAAAAGGGCTAAATATTTCCGATAATACTTATAATTATAATGATTTTATTTCTAAAATAAATAAATATAAAAGATCATATGATTATGTCTTTACTGCCTGTAGTGTTTTTGATACTCATCAGTTAGGCATTTCCCTATTAGATAATGGAGGAAGTATCAACTTCTTTGGAGGGCTTCCTAATCCTGCACCAAGTATTGAACTTATTACAAACGATCTTCATTATAAAGAAATGACTTTAACTGGTAGTCATGGTTCAACACCTCGACAACATTCAGAGGCGATTAAAATGATTACTAAAGATAGTGCTTTCTTTCTTAGTCTAATTACTGATAGGTTTCCATTGGATAATATTAATGAAGCCTTTGAAATAGCCTCTAGAGGTGAAAGTATTAAAATCCTGATTAAGCCATGA
- a CDS encoding 5-(carboxyamino)imidazole ribonucleotide synthase: MDQKKNDCPTVGVIGGGQLAQMLAKAGKKHGVNVIVQTGSSKDPAGNYAYDLVLSHTQDIKGTRQLSDHCNSITFENEWLDIEGLSLLEEDGVFFVPNLSAISPLVNKLSQRKLIDRLHIPGPKWISLSTLKLDDFILPDKWTFPLMAKSSIGGYDGKGTKIINDYNDLKKLLLEVNHENWFLEQWVSYIKELSLVISRSTDGVVKSFPLTETIQDRQICDWVLAPADVNHAVKALAYNLGVSLVRELNYVGVLAIEFFWGESGLLVNEIAPRTHNSAHFTIEGCKSSQFEHQILIAAGLPVPSTDLISPGAIMVNLLGYSDNNNPNNSIDNRLNQLSEISGLNIHWYDKQNNAPGRKLGHVTMLLKAKDCIARKQEAINAVQKIRSIWPNEINS, encoded by the coding sequence TTGGATCAGAAAAAAAACGATTGTCCTACTGTAGGAGTAATAGGTGGAGGCCAGCTTGCGCAAATGTTGGCAAAGGCAGGTAAGAAACATGGAGTCAATGTAATTGTACAAACAGGCTCTTCAAAGGACCCTGCTGGGAATTATGCTTATGATCTTGTACTTTCACATACTCAGGATATTAAAGGAACTAGGCAGTTATCAGATCATTGCAACTCTATTACCTTTGAAAATGAATGGCTAGATATTGAAGGATTATCGCTTTTGGAAGAAGATGGAGTGTTCTTTGTCCCAAATCTTTCAGCTATATCTCCGCTTGTAAATAAACTTTCACAAAGAAAACTTATTGATAGATTACATATACCTGGACCAAAATGGATTTCTTTGTCAACACTTAAATTAGACGACTTTATATTGCCTGATAAATGGACTTTTCCTCTTATGGCTAAATCATCTATTGGAGGTTACGATGGAAAAGGTACTAAGATTATAAACGACTATAATGATCTTAAGAAACTCTTATTAGAAGTAAATCATGAGAATTGGTTTTTAGAACAATGGGTAAGTTATATTAAAGAATTATCATTAGTTATTTCAAGATCTACTGACGGAGTTGTTAAATCATTCCCTTTAACTGAAACCATACAAGATCGTCAAATATGTGATTGGGTCTTAGCACCTGCTGATGTAAATCATGCAGTTAAAGCACTTGCTTATAACCTTGGAGTATCTTTGGTTAGAGAGCTTAATTATGTGGGAGTGTTGGCAATAGAGTTCTTCTGGGGAGAATCTGGATTATTAGTAAATGAAATAGCTCCAAGAACTCATAACTCAGCACATTTTACTATTGAAGGTTGTAAGAGTAGCCAATTTGAACATCAAATTCTCATAGCCGCTGGACTACCAGTCCCTTCAACAGACTTAATATCGCCTGGTGCTATTATGGTTAACCTTTTAGGATATTCAGATAATAATAACCCTAATAATTCTATAGATAATAGATTAAATCAACTTAGTGAAATATCTGGACTAAATATACACTGGTATGATAAACAAAATAATGCTCCTGGTAGAAAGCTAGGACATGTAACAATGCTTTTAAAGGCTAAAGATTGCATAGCAAGGAAACAAGAAGCGATAAATGCGGTTCAAAAGATCAGGTCTATATGGCCCAATGAGATAAACTCCTAA
- a CDS encoding ribulose-phosphate 3-epimerase, with protein MKINKFKLLPSIMCINWNKVGEELIQISNRVDFFHWDILDGSFAPDFTMGSSIINTIREEFPKRGDYHLMVEEPSRLYNSLGFKEGDRVCVHVECSKNLHRDVSKLRELGLSPGVALSPATPLASLDYILDDIDRILILTVNPGYHSQPLVKQAISKIRDLSTILSETGQERISIIADGNVNLNTIPSMFKSGAREFVLGKSGLFYGDIIKNIDSLEQMLINLSTKDSK; from the coding sequence ATGAAAATAAACAAATTTAAGCTCCTACCTTCGATAATGTGCATCAACTGGAATAAAGTTGGTGAAGAACTTATTCAAATATCAAACAGAGTTGATTTTTTTCATTGGGACATTTTAGATGGATCATTTGCCCCTGATTTTACTATGGGTAGTAGTATTATTAATACAATTAGAGAAGAATTTCCAAAAAGAGGTGACTATCATCTAATGGTAGAAGAACCCTCTAGACTGTATAACAGCTTAGGATTTAAGGAAGGAGACAGAGTTTGTGTTCATGTTGAATGTTCTAAGAATTTACATAGAGATGTTTCTAAACTTAGAGAATTAGGCCTTTCACCAGGTGTTGCTTTATCACCAGCAACTCCATTAGCATCATTAGATTATATTTTGGATGATATTGACAGAATTCTAATATTAACTGTAAATCCAGGTTATCATAGTCAGCCTTTAGTTAAGCAGGCTATATCAAAGATAAGAGATCTTTCTACAATATTATCAGAAACTGGACAAGAAAGAATATCTATAATAGCTGATGGCAATGTTAATTTAAATACTATACCCAGCATGTTTAAAAGTGGAGCAAGAGAATTTGTATTAGGAAAAAGTGGTCTTTTCTATGGAGACATTATTAAAAATATTGATAGTCTTGAACAAATGCTTATTAATTTATCAACTAAGGATTCCAAATGA
- a CDS encoding sugar phosphate isomerase/epimerase family protein — protein MKLSVNTGFLVNRYPSPRQWCEVINQLGVKNIQITADLFNPSYPDKILSKQVDEINKLKNDYGFTIYSAFTGAFTRVNHFCHPDEDVRNYWLNWFVRYADYASKIGVKRLGSHIGILSVPDNKTNRNFYRDICVTYWNKLYNEVSKFGIEELTWEHMSIEREQGHTQKDIDWLLRELSREGLPINLCLDPDHGDLSSSNNEDYEPYGLIEKYANFSSQLHLKQISKDKRKNSPFTTVFNKTGLVKANKVIKLLLDKIDKQKHRNFELILELNAREREPDDSNIVMDIQESLNYWKSALDDLSVEYE, from the coding sequence ATGAAACTATCAGTAAACACAGGTTTTTTAGTTAATAGATATCCTTCCCCAAGACAATGGTGTGAAGTAATAAATCAACTTGGAGTTAAAAATATTCAAATAACGGCAGATCTTTTTAATCCTTCCTATCCAGATAAAATATTAAGCAAGCAAGTAGATGAAATTAATAAATTAAAAAATGATTATGGCTTCACAATCTATTCCGCATTTACAGGTGCCTTTACTCGAGTAAACCATTTTTGCCATCCTGATGAGGATGTTAGAAATTATTGGCTGAATTGGTTTGTTCGATATGCTGACTATGCTTCTAAAATAGGTGTAAAGCGCTTAGGTAGTCATATAGGTATACTTTCTGTACCTGACAATAAAACCAATCGCAATTTCTATAGGGATATTTGCGTAACTTATTGGAATAAGTTATATAATGAAGTTTCTAAGTTTGGTATAGAAGAATTAACCTGGGAGCATATGAGCATAGAAAGAGAACAAGGGCATACACAAAAAGATATCGATTGGTTATTGAGAGAACTCTCTAGAGAAGGACTTCCCATTAACCTTTGTTTAGATCCAGATCATGGAGATTTATCATCATCAAACAATGAAGATTATGAACCCTATGGCCTTATAGAAAAATATGCTAATTTTTCAAGTCAACTTCACCTTAAACAAATAAGCAAGGATAAGAGAAAAAATAGTCCTTTTACTACTGTATTCAATAAAACTGGTTTAGTAAAAGCAAATAAAGTAATAAAGTTATTATTAGATAAAATTGATAAGCAAAAACATCGAAATTTCGAGTTAATCCTCGAACTTAATGCTCGTGAAAGAGAGCCTGATGATTCCAATATCGTAATGGATATTCAAGAGTCTTTGAATTATTGGAAGTCAGCTCTTGATGATTTAAGTGTAGAATATGAATAA
- a CDS encoding alcohol dehydrogenase catalytic domain-containing protein: MLILEANGKLVYRKNPNPQQKNLENCALVAPKIVGVCSSDIPRCFDGKAYFYPLTIGHEFMVEILESNSNKLIKGDKCAVFPLKPCFNCLACTRKEYNKCSNYSYYGSRENGGMQKTINIDYWNLIKLPEDFDDLSGSLIEPVAVCVNLCRKIEKNTNVLLVGGGFLSQIICQILLDKCCSVTCVDRNNYKKVFFPDNVIFIDSINKIKTELYDISIDCCGSPNAINNCIEQTNQGGKVIFLGNPSDSTSINSKEISTAMRRELTLLGSWNSRFRPDDISLCDWNEGIRLISKGKLSLKSLITHESMLENSPELLSKINRRRVDRKILPNFNKAIIHID; the protein is encoded by the coding sequence ATGCTTATTCTTGAGGCTAATGGCAAACTGGTTTACCGTAAGAACCCAAATCCTCAACAAAAAAACCTCGAAAACTGTGCACTTGTTGCTCCAAAAATAGTAGGTGTTTGTTCAAGTGATATTCCTAGATGTTTTGATGGGAAAGCCTATTTTTACCCATTAACGATAGGTCATGAATTTATGGTTGAAATTTTAGAAAGTAATTCTAATAAATTAATCAAAGGAGATAAATGTGCTGTTTTCCCACTTAAACCATGTTTTAATTGTCTTGCCTGTACCAGAAAAGAATATAACAAATGCAGTAATTATTCATATTATGGCTCAAGAGAAAATGGTGGCATGCAGAAAACAATAAATATAGATTATTGGAACTTAATTAAGCTTCCAGAGGATTTTGATGATTTATCCGGTTCTTTAATAGAGCCTGTAGCAGTCTGTGTAAATTTATGTAGAAAAATTGAAAAAAATACAAATGTTTTGCTAGTCGGAGGTGGTTTTTTATCTCAAATAATATGTCAAATTTTGTTAGATAAATGTTGTAGTGTTACTTGTGTAGATAGAAATAATTACAAAAAAGTTTTCTTTCCTGATAACGTTATTTTTATAGATTCTATTAATAAAATAAAAACCGAATTATATGATATTTCTATCGATTGTTGTGGATCACCAAATGCTATTAATAATTGCATAGAACAAACTAATCAAGGAGGTAAAGTTATATTTTTAGGTAATCCTTCGGATTCAACATCAATAAACTCAAAAGAAATTTCAACTGCAATGAGAAGAGAGTTAACATTACTAGGTTCTTGGAATAGTAGATTCAGACCTGATGATATTAGTTTATGTGATTGGAATGAAGGTATAAGATTAATCTCTAAAGGAAAGTTATCATTAAAATCACTTATAACCCATGAATCTATGCTAGAAAACTCTCCTGAATTATTATCCAAAATAAATCGAAGAAGGGTAGATAGAAAAATATTGCCTAATTTTAATAAGGCTATTATTCATATAGATTAA